The Geodermatophilaceae bacterium NBWT11 genome has a segment encoding these proteins:
- a CDS encoding DUF4397 domain-containing protein, producing the protein MPGIMVTDRSRSAPVAPHHEESTVPSRLTRGLSVLLLAGLLALVGGTSAASAADGGMLRLAHLSPDTPSVDVYVDSVSTPDTGIVLAGVSYGAVSGYQSVPAGTYTVSMRAAGAAATSAPVLSTTVTVDSGTAWTVAGVGTFADLGLAVISDDLTLPAAGDARARVINAAQTLSPATVTLADGADVAAGLAFPDQSSYVTVPGGQTTLQVSGGSSATTDLPVELADGSTYTVLLLDTGSGVEVQTVLDAASPGVVPTGGVEAGGGGAAGSLLPVGFGAVAAVALVGLLATAGRRLPHRHAGAARHAA; encoded by the coding sequence GTGCCCGGCATCATGGTGACGGACCGGTCACGGTCCGCCCCCGTCGCCCCGCACCACGAGGAGAGCACTGTGCCGTCCCGGCTGACCCGAGGTCTCTCCGTCCTGCTCCTCGCCGGGCTCCTCGCCCTGGTCGGTGGCACCTCGGCGGCGAGCGCGGCCGACGGCGGGATGCTCCGCCTGGCACACCTGTCCCCCGACACCCCCTCCGTCGACGTCTACGTCGACTCGGTGAGCACGCCGGACACCGGCATCGTGCTGGCCGGGGTCTCCTACGGCGCGGTCTCGGGCTACCAGTCGGTCCCGGCCGGCACCTACACGGTGTCCATGCGGGCCGCCGGTGCCGCGGCGACCTCGGCCCCGGTGCTGTCCACCACCGTCACCGTCGACTCCGGCACCGCCTGGACCGTCGCGGGCGTCGGCACCTTCGCCGACCTCGGCCTGGCCGTCATCTCCGACGACCTGACGCTCCCCGCCGCCGGCGACGCCCGGGCGCGGGTCATCAACGCCGCCCAGACCCTCAGCCCGGCGACCGTCACGCTGGCCGACGGCGCCGACGTCGCGGCCGGGCTGGCCTTCCCCGACCAGAGCTCCTACGTCACCGTCCCCGGCGGCCAGACCACCCTGCAGGTGAGCGGTGGCTCCAGCGCCACGACCGACCTCCCCGTCGAGCTCGCCGACGGCTCCACCTACACGGTCCTGCTGCTGGACACCGGTTCCGGTGTCGAGGTGCAGACCGTGCTGGACGCCGCCTCCCCGGGCGTCGTCCCGACCGGCGGCGTCGAGGCCGGCGGCGGTGGCGCTGCCGGCAGCCTGCTCCCGGTGGGCTTCGGGGCCGTCGCCGCGGTGGCCCTGGTCGGGCTGCTGGCCACCGCCGGCCGTCGGCTGCCGCACCGGCACGCCGGTGCCGCCCGGCACGCGGCCTGA
- a CDS encoding class F sortase produces MPTHAVHRHRRRRPGLNALRLALAVLAVTAGVVALTAPGASPTVAGSPPAPEIRAAAGTTGAAPAPVSVSVPSVGLASSLVDIGVDDAGALVPPADYQQAGWFDAGPAPGQVGPAVLAGHVDSRSGPAVFYRLEEIEVGAQVLVGRADGSTVTFEVTRVAEYPKTEFATAEVYGPTVDAQLRLITCGGEFDRSRRSYTDNVVVFARQV; encoded by the coding sequence GTGCCCACGCACGCCGTCCACCGGCACCGCCGTCGCCGCCCGGGGCTGAACGCCCTGCGGCTGGCTCTGGCGGTCCTCGCCGTCACCGCCGGGGTCGTCGCCCTCACCGCGCCGGGGGCCTCCCCCACCGTGGCCGGTTCGCCACCCGCACCGGAGATCCGGGCCGCCGCCGGGACCACCGGTGCGGCGCCCGCGCCGGTGTCGGTGTCGGTGCCCTCGGTGGGACTCGCCAGCAGCCTGGTGGACATCGGCGTGGACGACGCCGGCGCCCTGGTGCCCCCGGCGGACTACCAGCAGGCCGGCTGGTTCGACGCCGGTCCGGCCCCGGGCCAGGTCGGCCCGGCCGTGCTCGCCGGCCACGTGGACTCCCGCAGCGGACCCGCGGTCTTCTACCGACTCGAGGAGATCGAGGTCGGCGCCCAGGTGCTCGTCGGACGTGCGGACGGCAGCACCGTGACCTTCGAGGTCACCCGGGTCGCGGAGTACCCCAAGACCGAGTTCGCGACCGCCGAGGTCTACGGGCCGACCGTCGACGCCCAGCTGCGGCTCATCACCTGCGGCGGGGAGTTCGACCGCTCCCGCCGCAGCTACACCGACAACGTGGTGGTCTTCGCCCGCCAGGTCTAG
- a CDS encoding 3-hydroxyacyl-CoA dehydrogenase family protein codes for MARELSEVGVVGLGTMGAGIVEVLARAGLQVTAVEIDDAALERGRAHVQQSTDKAVERGKLDLADQAAMLDRVRFSTALTDLADAELVVEAVPERMELKTALFAELDGICPPDTILATNTSSLSVTELSVATGRPSKVVGMHFFNPAPVMKLVEIVRTVVTEPSVVEDVEALAARLGKTDVTIGDKAGFIANALLFGYLNHAVSMLESRYASREDVDAAMRLGCGLPMGPLALMDLIGIDTAYEILDTMYRQSRDRLHAPAPVIKQMMTAGLLGRKSGRGFYTYAGRDSAEVVPDAATPAPGGSAEGARPVRRVGVVGSGTMATGMIEVFAKGGYETLFVARAPEKVEAVQKALAKSLDKQVVRGRLDEATRDEVLGRVTGSTALDDLADVDLVVEAVVESLAVKQTLFAALGEICKPEAVLATTTSSLPVIECAKASERPGDVVGLHFFNPAPVMKLVEVVSTIATAPDVAATAHAVCAQLCKHAVSCTDRAGFIVNALLFPYLNDAVKMLQAHYASADDIDAAMKVGCGYPMGPFELLDVVGLDVSLAIERELYTEFREPGFAPAPLLEHLVTAGYLGRKTGRGFRDHTSR; via the coding sequence GTGGCCAGAGAACTCAGCGAGGTCGGCGTCGTCGGACTGGGCACCATGGGTGCCGGGATCGTCGAGGTGCTGGCCCGGGCCGGGCTCCAGGTCACCGCCGTGGAGATCGACGACGCCGCCCTCGAGCGCGGTCGGGCCCACGTGCAGCAGTCCACCGACAAGGCCGTGGAGCGGGGCAAGCTCGACCTCGCCGACCAGGCCGCGATGCTGGACCGGGTCCGGTTCAGCACCGCCCTGACCGACCTGGCCGACGCCGAGCTCGTCGTCGAGGCCGTGCCCGAGCGGATGGAGCTGAAGACCGCGCTCTTCGCCGAGCTCGACGGCATCTGCCCGCCGGACACCATCCTGGCCACGAACACCTCGAGCCTGTCGGTGACCGAGCTGTCGGTGGCCACCGGCCGGCCGAGCAAGGTCGTCGGGATGCACTTCTTCAACCCGGCCCCGGTGATGAAGCTGGTGGAGATCGTCCGGACGGTGGTCACCGAGCCCTCGGTGGTCGAGGACGTGGAGGCGCTCGCTGCCCGGCTCGGCAAGACCGACGTGACCATCGGGGACAAGGCCGGCTTCATCGCCAACGCCCTGCTGTTCGGCTACCTCAACCACGCCGTCTCGATGCTGGAGAGCCGCTACGCCAGCCGGGAGGACGTCGACGCGGCCATGCGGCTGGGCTGCGGCCTGCCGATGGGCCCGCTGGCGCTGATGGACCTGATCGGCATCGACACCGCCTACGAGATCCTCGACACGATGTACCGACAGTCCCGGGACCGGCTGCACGCCCCGGCGCCGGTGATCAAGCAGATGATGACCGCCGGTCTGCTGGGCCGGAAGTCCGGGCGCGGCTTCTACACCTACGCCGGTCGCGACTCCGCCGAGGTGGTGCCCGACGCGGCCACCCCCGCCCCCGGGGGTTCGGCCGAGGGCGCACGGCCGGTGCGCCGGGTCGGCGTCGTCGGCTCCGGGACGATGGCCACCGGCATGATCGAGGTCTTCGCCAAGGGCGGCTACGAGACCCTGTTCGTCGCCCGCGCCCCGGAGAAGGTCGAGGCGGTGCAGAAGGCGCTGGCCAAGAGCCTGGACAAGCAGGTCGTCCGCGGTCGGCTCGACGAGGCCACCCGGGACGAGGTGCTCGGCCGGGTCACCGGCAGCACCGCGCTGGACGACCTGGCCGACGTCGACCTCGTCGTGGAGGCCGTGGTCGAGTCGCTGGCGGTCAAGCAGACGCTGTTCGCCGCCCTGGGCGAGATCTGCAAGCCCGAGGCGGTGCTCGCCACCACCACCTCGAGCCTGCCGGTCATCGAGTGTGCCAAGGCCAGCGAGCGCCCCGGTGACGTCGTCGGGCTGCACTTCTTCAACCCGGCGCCGGTGATGAAGCTGGTCGAGGTGGTCTCCACCATCGCGACCGCCCCCGACGTCGCGGCCACCGCGCACGCGGTCTGTGCCCAGCTGTGCAAGCACGCCGTCTCCTGCACCGACCGGGCCGGGTTCATCGTCAACGCGCTGCTGTTCCCCTACCTGAACGACGCGGTGAAGATGCTGCAGGCGCACTACGCCAGCGCCGACGACATCGACGCCGCGATGAAGGTCGGCTGCGGCTACCCGATGGGCCCCTTCGAGCTGCTGGACGTCGTCGGCCTGGACGTGTCGCTGGCCATCGAGCGGGAGCTCTACACCGAGTTCCGCGAGCCCGGGTTCGCCCCCGCCCCGCTGCTGGAGCACCTGGTCACCGCCGGCTACCTGGGCCGCAAGACCGGCCGGGGCTTCCGCGACCACACCTCCCGCTGA
- the nucS gene encoding endonuclease NucS — protein sequence MRLVIAKCSVDYVGRLTAHLPLATRLLLVKADGSVSVHADDRAYKPLNWMSPPCSLKDELVDGAGTWTVTNKAGEQLIVTIESVVHDVKHELGPDPGLQKDGVEAELQRLLALHVETFGAGWSLVRREYPTAIGPVDLLCRDAGGAVVAVEIKRRGEIDGVEQLTRYLELLNRDPLLAPVKGVFAAQEIKPQARVLAADRGIDCLTVDYAVLKGTDDPSARLF from the coding sequence GTGCGTCTGGTCATCGCGAAGTGCTCCGTGGACTACGTCGGTCGGCTCACCGCCCACCTGCCGCTGGCCACCCGTCTGCTCCTGGTCAAGGCCGACGGGTCGGTGTCGGTGCACGCCGACGACCGGGCCTACAAGCCGCTGAACTGGATGAGCCCTCCGTGCTCCCTGAAGGACGAGCTGGTCGACGGTGCGGGCACCTGGACGGTGACCAACAAGGCCGGTGAGCAGCTCATCGTCACCATCGAGTCGGTGGTGCACGACGTGAAGCACGAGCTGGGGCCCGACCCCGGCCTGCAGAAGGACGGCGTGGAGGCCGAGCTGCAGCGGCTGCTCGCCCTGCACGTGGAGACCTTCGGGGCCGGCTGGTCGCTGGTGCGCCGGGAGTACCCCACCGCGATCGGGCCGGTCGACCTGCTGTGCCGGGACGCCGGGGGCGCCGTGGTCGCGGTGGAGATCAAGCGGCGCGGGGAGATCGACGGCGTGGAGCAGCTGACCCGCTACCTGGAGCTGCTCAACCGCGACCCGCTGCTGGCCCCGGTCAAGGGCGTGTTCGCCGCCCAGGAGATCAAGCCCCAGGCCCGGGTGCTGGCCGCCGACCGGGGGATCGACTGCCTCACCGTCGACTACGCCGTCCTGAAGGGCACCGACGACCCGTCCGCCCGGCTGTTCTGA
- a CDS encoding dicarboxylate/amino acid:cation symporter → MFSRLRRVPFAAQVGIALVLGVLLGLLARSIGTVPGSFVDGELVPGTDQNWLTSTLDTIGSTFVGLLRVIVIPLIVTAIIVSIANLKQVGNAARLAGQTLLWFAITALIAVGIGIALGLLTQPGRNSSVAESAAAEPSSTGSWWDFLTGLVPSNILGLEGSADGSLSFNVLQLIVVSVAVGIAALKVGQAAEPFLSFTRSALAIVQKVLWWVILLSPLGTLGLIGNAVASYGWESLGSLGVFVGAVYAGLAIVLLVVYPVLLKLHGLSPKRFYAGAWPAIQLGFVSRSSIGTLPVTERVTEANLGVPRSYASFAVPLGATTKMDGCAAIYPALAAIFVAQFFGVDLGITDYLLIALVSVVGSAATAGVTGAVVMLTLTLSTLGLPLAGVGLLLAVDPILDMGRTATNVAGQALVPTIVAKREGILDRAVFDSTSTVDPIRSLGETDAEKQPATV, encoded by the coding sequence GTGTTCTCTCGCCTCCGCCGCGTGCCCTTCGCGGCCCAGGTCGGCATCGCCCTCGTCCTCGGCGTGCTCCTCGGCCTGCTGGCCCGCTCGATCGGCACCGTGCCCGGCTCGTTCGTCGACGGCGAGCTGGTCCCCGGCACCGACCAGAACTGGCTGACCTCGACGCTGGACACCATCGGCTCGACGTTCGTCGGGCTGCTGCGGGTCATCGTGATCCCGCTGATCGTCACCGCGATCATCGTCAGCATCGCCAACCTCAAGCAGGTCGGGAACGCCGCCCGGCTGGCCGGGCAGACGCTGCTGTGGTTCGCGATCACCGCGCTGATCGCGGTGGGCATCGGCATCGCGCTGGGCCTGCTGACCCAGCCCGGCCGCAACAGCTCGGTCGCCGAGTCCGCCGCCGCCGAGCCCTCGAGCACCGGCTCGTGGTGGGACTTCCTCACCGGCCTGGTGCCCTCGAACATCCTGGGCCTGGAGGGCTCCGCCGACGGGTCGCTGTCGTTCAACGTGCTGCAGCTGATCGTCGTCTCGGTCGCCGTCGGCATCGCCGCGCTCAAGGTCGGTCAGGCCGCCGAGCCGTTCCTGTCCTTCACCCGCTCGGCCCTGGCGATCGTGCAGAAGGTCCTCTGGTGGGTCATCCTGCTGTCCCCGCTGGGCACCCTGGGCCTGATCGGCAACGCCGTGGCCAGCTACGGCTGGGAGTCCCTGGGCAGCCTCGGTGTCTTCGTCGGTGCCGTCTACGCCGGGCTCGCCATCGTGCTGCTGGTCGTCTACCCGGTGCTGCTCAAGCTGCACGGGCTCTCCCCGAAGCGGTTCTACGCCGGCGCCTGGCCGGCCATCCAGCTCGGCTTCGTCTCCCGCTCCTCGATCGGCACGCTGCCGGTGACCGAGCGGGTCACCGAGGCCAACCTGGGCGTCCCGCGCAGCTACGCCTCCTTCGCCGTCCCGCTGGGCGCGACGACGAAGATGGACGGCTGTGCGGCGATCTACCCGGCGCTGGCCGCGATCTTCGTGGCCCAGTTCTTCGGCGTGGACCTCGGGATCACCGACTACCTGCTCATCGCCCTGGTGTCGGTCGTCGGCTCCGCCGCCACCGCCGGGGTCACCGGCGCGGTCGTCATGCTGACGCTGACGCTGTCCACCCTGGGCCTGCCGCTGGCCGGGGTCGGCCTGCTGCTGGCCGTCGACCCGATCCTCGACATGGGCCGGACGGCGACCAACGTCGCCGGCCAGGCGCTGGTGCCCACGATCGTCGCGAAGCGCGAGGGCATCCTCGACCGGGCGGTCTTCGACTCGACCTCGACGGTCGACCCGATCCGCTCGCTGGGCGAGACCGACGCGGAGAAGCAGCCCGCCACGGTCTGA
- a CDS encoding enoyl-CoA hydratase: MTTEGAPRVERHEDVVTITMARPARRNALSREHLTQLLAAVTEVGGSDATGIVLAAEGPVFSAGHDFADVADQPLADVRSLLVLCTELMQTLHEVPQVVLARVHALATAAGAQLVASCDLAVVAESAGFAAPGGKGGWFCHTPMVAIARNVGRKRAMELALTGDVIDARTALDWGLVNRVVPDDELDDAVADLMARATRGSRASKAWGKQTMYAQLDRPERDAYTQAVEVMAAASQLDGAREGMAAFLGKRPAVWTD, from the coding sequence ATGACCACCGAGGGTGCGCCGCGGGTCGAGCGGCACGAGGACGTCGTCACCATCACCATGGCCCGGCCGGCCCGGCGCAACGCGTTGTCCCGCGAGCACCTGACCCAGCTCCTGGCCGCGGTCACCGAGGTGGGCGGCTCCGACGCCACCGGCATCGTGCTCGCCGCCGAGGGGCCGGTGTTCAGCGCCGGCCACGACTTCGCCGACGTGGCCGACCAGCCGCTGGCCGACGTCCGCTCGCTGCTGGTGCTGTGCACCGAGCTCATGCAGACCCTGCACGAGGTGCCCCAGGTGGTGCTGGCCCGCGTGCACGCGCTGGCGACGGCGGCCGGGGCCCAGCTGGTCGCCTCCTGCGACCTGGCGGTGGTCGCGGAGTCCGCCGGCTTCGCCGCCCCGGGCGGGAAGGGCGGCTGGTTCTGCCACACCCCGATGGTCGCGATCGCGCGCAACGTGGGCCGCAAGCGGGCGATGGAGCTCGCGCTGACCGGGGACGTCATCGACGCCCGGACGGCGCTGGACTGGGGGCTGGTGAACCGCGTCGTCCCCGACGACGAGCTCGACGACGCCGTGGCCGACCTGATGGCCCGGGCCACCCGCGGCTCGCGGGCGTCCAAGGCGTGGGGCAAGCAGACCATGTACGCCCAGCTCGACCGGCCCGAGCGCGACGCGTACACCCAGGCCGTCGAGGTGATGGCCGCGGCGTCCCAGCTCGACGGCGCGCGCGAGGGCATGGCCGCCTTCCTGGGCAAGCGCCCCGCGGTGTGGACCGACTGA
- a CDS encoding DUF2071 domain-containing protein, which produces MQPEPVTTTTPRPVERTLFTQGWRDLAFLHWAVDPALVAPHLPAGTVPDTLDGVTYVGLIPFRMRRIGFFGLPGLPYLGSFAETNVRLYSVDERGRRGVVFASLEADRLLPVAAARWAARLPYVYARMRVTRDGDLRRYTSLRRWPSPMTAHSAITVRVGEAITDPGPVERFLTSRWGLHEPFYGRTAYWANEHPEWPLHRAELVELDESLTAAAGVPVTGAPDSVLFSPGVDVRFGWLSSR; this is translated from the coding sequence GTGCAGCCCGAACCCGTCACCACCACGACCCCCCGCCCGGTCGAGCGCACCCTGTTCACCCAGGGCTGGCGCGACCTGGCGTTCCTGCACTGGGCGGTCGACCCGGCACTCGTCGCCCCGCACCTGCCGGCCGGCACCGTGCCCGACACCCTGGACGGCGTCACCTACGTCGGGCTCATCCCGTTCCGGATGCGCCGCATCGGGTTCTTCGGCCTGCCCGGGCTGCCGTACCTGGGCTCCTTCGCCGAGACCAACGTGCGGCTCTACTCGGTGGACGAGCGCGGCCGGCGGGGCGTCGTCTTCGCCTCGCTGGAGGCCGACCGGCTGCTGCCGGTGGCCGCCGCGCGCTGGGCCGCGCGGCTGCCCTACGTCTACGCCCGGATGCGGGTGACCCGGGACGGCGACCTGCGGCGCTACACCTCGCTGCGCCGCTGGCCCAGCCCGATGACGGCGCACAGCGCGATCACCGTGCGGGTCGGCGAGGCCATCACCGACCCCGGCCCCGTCGAGCGGTTCCTCACCTCCCGGTGGGGCCTGCACGAGCCGTTCTACGGCCGCACCGCCTACTGGGCCAACGAGCACCCGGAGTGGCCGCTGCACCGCGCCGAGCTGGTCGAGCTCGACGAGTCGCTGACCGCCGCCGCCGGGGTGCCGGTCACCGGCGCCCCGGACAGCGTGCTGTTCTCCCCCGGCGTCGACGTCCGGTTCGGCTGGCTCAGCTCACGCTGA